A window from Pokkaliibacter sp. MBI-7 encodes these proteins:
- a CDS encoding MbtH family NRPS accessory protein, with protein MSFDSEDTVFRVVVNHEEQYSIWPDYKAIPGGWRDTGVSGKKAECLAHIEQVWTDMRPLSLRQFMAEQAAS; from the coding sequence ATGAGTTTTGACAGCGAAGACACCGTATTCCGTGTGGTGGTCAACCACGAGGAACAGTACTCCATCTGGCCAGACTACAAAGCCATTCCCGGTGGCTGGCGTGATACCGGCGTGTCCGGTAAAAAAGCCGAATGTCTGGCTCATATCGAACAGGTCTGGACCGATATGCGTCCCCTCAGCCTGCGCCAGTTTATGGCTGAACAGGCTGCCAGCTGA
- a CDS encoding alpha/beta fold hydrolase: MQQPAVIPTSVPLTLYCLPCAGGSAAMYFRWRRALAPHIELVPVELPGRGSRIGEDFVRHFETLVSQLADELAAGLPARYAFFGHSMGTLLAYGLCRELQQRGLPAPQALLMSAGKAPRKRDTDRFLHLQSDAELIADLQRQGGTPAALFDEPELLQMAVDTLAADYQVCGSFAYAGSAGLNCPLHVLAGREDEITEAELQAWAAESSGPMQLNWFDGGHFYLKGEEQAVLALIRQQLLPDALHRLSA; this comes from the coding sequence ATGCAGCAGCCTGCCGTCATCCCCACCTCTGTCCCCCTGACGCTCTACTGCCTGCCCTGTGCGGGTGGCAGTGCTGCCATGTATTTCCGCTGGCGGCGGGCGCTGGCGCCGCACATTGAACTGGTGCCGGTGGAGCTGCCGGGGCGAGGGAGCCGCATCGGTGAAGATTTCGTGCGTCACTTCGAGACGCTGGTCAGTCAGCTGGCGGATGAGCTGGCAGCCGGGCTGCCTGCCCGCTACGCCTTTTTCGGCCACAGCATGGGCACGCTTCTGGCTTACGGCCTCTGTCGTGAGCTGCAGCAACGCGGTCTGCCCGCCCCTCAGGCATTACTGATGTCGGCCGGTAAGGCGCCACGTAAGCGCGATACTGACCGCTTCCTGCACCTGCAGAGTGATGCCGAATTAATCGCTGATCTGCAGCGTCAGGGCGGCACACCGGCGGCTCTGTTTGACGAGCCGGAACTGCTGCAGATGGCGGTGGATACCCTGGCGGCCGACTATCAGGTCTGTGGCAGCTTTGCCTATGCCGGCAGTGCCGGTCTGAACTGCCCGCTGCATGTGCTGGCCGGGCGGGAGGATGAGATCACCGAAGCCGAGCTGCAGGCCTGGGCGGCGGAGTCGAGCGGGCCCATGCAGCTGAACTGGTTTGACGGTGGCCATTTCTATCTCAAAGGCGAAGAACAGGCCGTGCTGGCGCTGATCCGGCAGCAGCTGCTACCGGATGCACTGCATCGGCTCAGTGCCTGA
- a CDS encoding TauD/TfdA family dioxygenase produces the protein MGTNHTSSSRLATSQRPYGSELPALITAPEADTPLSSLLPMQREIETVVERVGGVLLRGFNVPDVSDFRAYAASFGHPLLNYEFGSTPRSAVSGGVYTSTEYPAHQHIPLHNEQAYTTQWPMKIWFHCVLAAGQGGETPIADSRAIYRRMPAEIRQRFSDGLVYVRNYGNGLDLPWQAVFNTEEEAEVEAACQRLGIEWEWKDDGELRTWQYCQGVAQHPRSGDWVWMNQAHLFHASNLAADVRDTLIDSVGVENLPRNVLYADGSEIGDDTFALIRQVLAAETVIFPWQSGDVLMLDNMLAAHARTPFQGPRKVVVAMAEGYGWQP, from the coding sequence GTGGGCACAAATCACACTTCCTCATCCCGTCTTGCCACCAGCCAGCGCCCCTACGGGTCAGAGCTGCCGGCACTGATCACCGCCCCTGAAGCTGACACGCCGCTGAGTAGCCTGCTGCCGATGCAGCGGGAGATCGAAACCGTGGTCGAACGGGTCGGCGGAGTGCTGCTGCGCGGCTTCAACGTGCCGGACGTCAGCGACTTTCGCGCCTATGCGGCCTCGTTTGGCCATCCGCTGCTGAATTACGAGTTTGGCTCGACCCCGCGCAGTGCGGTCTCGGGTGGTGTCTATACCTCCACCGAATATCCCGCGCACCAGCATATCCCCCTACATAACGAACAGGCTTACACCACCCAGTGGCCGATGAAGATCTGGTTCCACTGTGTGCTGGCCGCCGGGCAGGGGGGCGAGACGCCCATTGCCGACAGCCGGGCGATCTACCGGCGTATGCCTGCGGAGATTCGCCAGCGCTTCAGCGACGGGCTGGTCTATGTGCGCAACTATGGCAATGGCCTTGATCTGCCCTGGCAGGCGGTGTTCAACACCGAAGAGGAAGCCGAGGTAGAGGCTGCCTGCCAGCGTCTGGGGATCGAATGGGAATGGAAAGACGATGGTGAGCTGCGTACCTGGCAATACTGTCAGGGCGTGGCCCAGCATCCACGCAGCGGCGACTGGGTCTGGATGAATCAGGCTCATCTGTTTCATGCCTCCAATCTGGCAGCGGATGTGCGGGACACCCTGATCGACAGCGTCGGTGTGGAAAATCTGCCGCGCAATGTGCTGTACGCCGACGGCAGTGAAATTGGCGATGACACCTTTGCTCTGATCCGGCAGGTGCTGGCGGCAGAAACCGTGATATTCCCCTGGCAGTCCGGCGATGTGCTGATGCTGGATAATATGCTCGCTGCCCATGCCCGCACGCCCTTTCAGGGGCCACGCAAGGTGGTGGTGGCGATGGCGGAAGGGTATGGCTGGCAACCCTGA
- a CDS encoding cytochrome c oxidase assembly factor Coa1 family protein produces MESSEQKYPSGMGKGTPIPPEIRGWSWGAFCLNWLWGVCNNTFIALLMFVPVVNIIMPFVLGARGNEWAWQNRQWRDIEHFRTVQRRWAIIGPIVLVLVLAGAFLGIPRLLEGDAYQLALSKVQSSQAVIAELGEPVRAEGQTSGQISTDTSSGQASLHFTVVGPRQDADVYANMSQQAGKWQVEKIIVRPAISGFDIDVPAE; encoded by the coding sequence ATGGAATCATCCGAACAGAAATACCCGTCAGGGATGGGCAAAGGCACACCGATACCACCAGAAATTCGTGGCTGGAGCTGGGGTGCCTTCTGTCTTAACTGGCTGTGGGGCGTGTGCAACAACACCTTTATTGCTCTGCTGATGTTTGTCCCTGTGGTCAACATCATCATGCCCTTTGTGCTGGGAGCCAGAGGTAATGAATGGGCCTGGCAAAACCGCCAGTGGCGCGATATAGAGCACTTTCGCACGGTGCAGCGCCGCTGGGCGATTATTGGGCCGATTGTTCTGGTGCTGGTACTGGCAGGTGCCTTCCTCGGTATTCCCCGGCTGCTGGAAGGCGATGCCTATCAACTGGCACTGAGCAAAGTGCAGAGCAGTCAGGCCGTTATCGCGGAGCTGGGGGAACCGGTCAGGGCAGAGGGGCAGACCTCCGGCCAGATCTCCACCGATACCAGTAGCGGACAGGCCAGTCTGCATTTCACCGTGGTCGGCCCCAGACAGGATGCTGACGTCTACGCCAATATGTCGCAGCAGGCTGGCAAGTGGCAGGTAGAGAAGATCATCGTGCGCCCGGCTATTTCCGGTTTTGATATTGACGTACCAGCGGAGTAA
- a CDS encoding type IV toxin-antitoxin system AbiEi family antitoxin yields the protein MNGHELLVQTLAHLPPSVSAYAEGDELIITAGNQQARLAIVIRQIHRKESLQQLEKRPDRVLICNPLSDFLAEQCSAQGINFIDAAGNARVQSEGLYLWISGRTAAAVKQPARAGWTAATVRCVFALLVDPALQNASIRTMADCAGVSVGVVSNTLALLKAEGLSWQCEGQSFVRQQPLIHEWLSHYRSQLRAKLGGVRLSAPLNWHDIVLVAGDLWGGEVAAELLTEYLQAEQLMLFTEVPLAERIRQLRCKPDAAGRLWLVPAFWGQRLTVGKRGQALLAIAELLASGDSRNIEAAEKINEHFLHLKTLPTPWV from the coding sequence ATGAACGGTCACGAACTTCTGGTTCAGACACTTGCTCATCTGCCCCCCTCCGTCAGTGCTTATGCTGAGGGGGATGAGCTGATTATTACTGCAGGCAACCAGCAGGCGCGGTTAGCCATAGTCATCAGGCAGATTCATCGTAAGGAAAGTCTGCAACAATTGGAAAAGCGGCCTGATAGAGTGCTGATCTGCAACCCGTTGTCGGATTTTCTGGCTGAACAGTGCAGTGCACAAGGGATCAACTTTATTGACGCTGCGGGGAATGCCCGTGTTCAGTCAGAAGGTTTATATCTGTGGATAAGTGGTCGCACGGCTGCGGCGGTTAAGCAACCTGCGCGAGCAGGCTGGACGGCGGCGACAGTACGCTGCGTGTTTGCCTTGTTAGTTGATCCTGCCCTGCAGAATGCCTCCATTCGTACGATGGCGGACTGTGCAGGCGTCTCTGTGGGCGTGGTCAGCAATACTCTGGCTTTACTCAAGGCAGAAGGATTGTCCTGGCAATGCGAAGGGCAGAGTTTCGTGCGCCAGCAGCCTCTGATTCATGAATGGCTTAGCCATTATCGCAGTCAGTTGCGAGCCAAACTGGGCGGAGTACGCCTCAGTGCTCCCCTGAACTGGCATGACATCGTACTGGTAGCGGGAGACCTCTGGGGTGGCGAAGTAGCCGCAGAGTTACTGACGGAGTACTTGCAGGCTGAACAGTTGATGCTGTTTACCGAAGTACCGCTCGCTGAGCGAATCAGGCAACTGCGCTGTAAGCCGGATGCTGCCGGACGGTTATGGTTGGTGCCTGCTTTCTGGGGCCAACGCCTCACTGTAGGTAAACGAGGTCAGGCGCTGTTAGCCATCGCTGAATTACTGGCTTCTGGCGATAGTCGCAATATTGAGGCTGCGGAGAAGATTAATGAGCACTTCCTACACCTTAAAACACTCCCTACGCCCTGGGTTTGA
- a CDS encoding nucleotidyl transferase AbiEii/AbiGii toxin family protein: protein MSTSYTLKHSLRPGFEPVLRLLIDVCGTVGCAYFVAGATARDIVLFHVFGRDPGRQTKDIDTAIMVADWSEYQSIRSALVAAGLTETRETHRLHHQSSGLPVDIIPFGGIASAEGEIAWPPEFETVMSVAGFEEAFAAAITVKLDASTELKVCSMAGLALLKLVAWRERRQQSNKDASDFLTLLDQYPHLQKDRLWESFLPLEQLEYKDSRLGAFLLGYDVSALLSPMTREALEVMKQQEKMLLSDALIRSQRRQHVIPPEPDDCIQIEQHIDDFFAGLRAGDPLQAVSGE, encoded by the coding sequence ATGAGCACTTCCTACACCTTAAAACACTCCCTACGCCCTGGGTTTGAGCCGGTATTACGGCTGCTCATTGATGTCTGCGGGACGGTGGGGTGTGCTTATTTTGTGGCAGGGGCGACGGCGCGGGATATTGTACTGTTCCACGTATTTGGCCGTGACCCGGGCCGACAGACCAAAGATATTGATACCGCGATTATGGTTGCAGACTGGTCAGAATATCAGTCGATCCGCTCTGCACTGGTGGCGGCAGGGCTGACAGAGACCCGAGAGACACACCGTCTGCATCATCAATCCAGTGGTTTGCCGGTAGACATCATCCCCTTTGGTGGCATTGCTTCTGCTGAAGGGGAAATAGCCTGGCCTCCAGAGTTTGAAACCGTTATGTCGGTTGCTGGATTTGAGGAAGCATTCGCTGCCGCCATCACCGTTAAACTGGATGCTTCGACGGAACTGAAAGTATGTTCAATGGCAGGGCTGGCATTACTGAAGCTGGTGGCCTGGCGGGAGCGACGGCAACAAAGCAACAAAGACGCCAGTGACTTTCTGACCCTGCTTGATCAATACCCGCATCTGCAAAAGGATCGGCTGTGGGAGTCCTTTCTGCCACTGGAACAGTTGGAATATAAGGATAGTCGCCTTGGTGCCTTTCTGCTGGGATACGATGTATCGGCTTTGTTATCACCGATGACCAGAGAAGCACTGGAGGTAATGAAACAACAGGAAAAGATGCTGTTAAGCGACGCGCTGATTCGATCACAGCGGCGCCAGCATGTCATCCCTCCGGAACCCGATGACTGTATCCAGATAGAGCAGCATATCGATGATTTTTTTGCTGGCCTGCGTGCTGGCGATCCATTGCAAGCTGTCAGCGGTGAGTGA